In Thermosynechococcus sichuanensis E542, a single genomic region encodes these proteins:
- a CDS encoding AAA family ATPase yields the protein MTPAELEQFLNSLVEHQLEDMSLMIWGPPGIGKSSIVAQTAKKYGLDFIDLRLSQLAPTDLRGLPVALPKSSREKTEGISVWYPPEFLPRNGKGILFLDELNMAPPALQGVAQQLILDRQVGSYRVPQGWYIWAAGNRKEDRAAVYEMPAPLANRFIHLEVEVNFDNFKAYGLQQGLHEHLLAFLSFRPELLHKFCPTASAWPSPRSWFMASRLYQAGLSIAPAVGEGVAAEFNAYVKIYESLPDLEAILIGQGASIPFPQEPSLRYAVSIGLAVRLKTAEEALNAFDWMEKKAPAEWVRLYAVDMLRQIENKQLMGRLVMLLKQQPTSGLQKYLQEFKTIIMTML from the coding sequence ATGACGCCCGCCGAATTAGAACAGTTTCTAAACTCATTGGTTGAGCATCAACTGGAAGACATGAGCCTCATGATTTGGGGTCCCCCTGGAATTGGTAAGTCGAGTATTGTGGCGCAAACCGCCAAGAAGTATGGCTTAGATTTTATTGACCTGCGCCTGAGCCAACTAGCACCAACGGATTTACGAGGCCTGCCTGTAGCATTACCCAAGTCCTCCCGAGAGAAAACAGAGGGGATTTCTGTTTGGTATCCACCCGAGTTTCTGCCGCGCAACGGTAAGGGCATCTTGTTTTTAGATGAGTTGAATATGGCACCCCCTGCCCTACAAGGGGTAGCCCAACAGTTAATTTTGGATCGGCAGGTGGGGAGCTACCGTGTGCCGCAGGGCTGGTACATTTGGGCAGCGGGTAACCGCAAAGAAGATCGTGCGGCTGTATATGAAATGCCTGCGCCTCTAGCGAATCGCTTTATCCACCTTGAAGTTGAGGTGAACTTTGATAATTTCAAAGCCTATGGATTGCAGCAAGGGCTGCATGAACACCTGCTCGCTTTTCTGTCGTTCCGCCCAGAATTGCTCCACAAATTTTGCCCAACAGCATCCGCTTGGCCTTCTCCGCGTTCTTGGTTTATGGCCAGTCGTCTATATCAGGCTGGGTTGAGTATCGCACCTGCGGTTGGTGAAGGGGTTGCCGCAGAATTCAATGCCTATGTCAAAATCTACGAATCTTTACCTGATCTAGAGGCGATTCTGATAGGTCAAGGGGCTTCCATTCCTTTTCCTCAAGAACCCTCACTGCGCTATGCTGTGAGCATTGGTTTGGCGGTACGCCTGAAAACCGCTGAAGAAGCTCTCAATGCCTTTGACTGGATGGAAAAGAAAGCTCCAGCGGAGTGGGTGCGTCTCTATGCGGTGGATATGTTGCGACAAATCGAGAATAAGCAATTGATGGGTCGTTTGGTCATGCTATTAAAACAACAGCCAACATCAGGGCTACAAAAATAT